From the genome of Cryptococcus neoformans var. neoformans B-3501A chromosome 1, whole genome shotgun sequence, one region includes:
- a CDS encoding hypothetical protein (Similar to gi|32420911|ref|XP_330899.1| hypothetical protein [Neurospora crassa], FASTA scores: opt: 731, E(): 6.3e-42, (39.252% identity (67.913% similar) in 321 aa overlap (7-321:44-357)); HMMPfam hit to Aldo_ket_red, Aldo/keto reductase family, score: 207.5, E(): 2.5e-59) yields MATATTTAATSLLFKQATIAGAQVPPMAIGTWSWGDKTWGYESKDFENIKEAWSASVKAGLTFFDTAEAYGNGESERIIGRLIKEGTSEENKARLYITTKFLPFPTRNGFFLFNPPVVEHLKASLERLGLDSVPLYQLHSSISLNSHEKIAAGLAQCVKLGLAKAIGVSNFSKDELIKMSDLLEKHGVKIASNQIEFSLLRQLPEENRLLEEMKKRGIACLAYSPLAMGRLTGKYNASNPIPPGRRFSSQYSWEQLEPLISELGTLANKYEVTHSAVALNWVMCKGAIPLGGARNKSQAEQNAKAVTFKLTDEEVDRLSSLGFSGKNTWFWQRG; encoded by the exons ATGGCGACCGCTACGACCACCGCCGCTACCAGTCTTCTCTTTAAACAGGCGACCATTGCGGGAGCCCAAGTACCGCCTATGGCCATCG GTACTTGGTCTTGGGGGGATAAAACCTGGGGCTATGAATCCAAAGACTTCGAGAATATTAAGGAGGCATGGAGTGCTTCTGTGAAGGCTGGATTGACCTTCTTTGACACTGC TGAGGCCTATGGTAATGGTGAATCCGAAAGGATCATTGGTCGTCTTATCAAAGAAGGAACGTCTGAAGAAAATAAAGCCAGGCTCTACATTACGACCAAAT tcctccctttccccaCCAGAAATggctttttcctcttcaatcctCCAGTCGTAGAGCATCTAAAGGCCTCTTTAGAGAGATTGGGACTTGATTCAGTCCCCCTATATCAGTTGCACTCCTCTATCTCTCTAAATTCCCATGAGAAAATAGCAGCAGGATTGGCTCAATGTGTCAAGCTGGGTCTAGCCAAAGCTATCGGGGTTTCTAACTTCAGCAAGGATGAGCT CATCAAGATGAGCGATTTGTTGGAGAAGCATGGGGTCAAAATTGCTTCCAATCAGATTGAATTCAGCCTTCTCCGCCAACTACCTGAAGAGAATAGGCTtctggaagagatgaaaaagagggGCATCGCCTGTTTGGCTT ATTCCCCGTTGGCAATGGGACGCCTGACGGGCAAATATAATGCTTCTAACCCTATTCCTCCTGGACGAAG GTTCAGCTCCCAATATAGCTGGGAACAACTTGAACCCCTCATTTCTGAACTGGGTACTTTGGCCAACAAGTACGAGGTAACGCATTCAGCAGTCGCTTTGAATTGGGTCATGTGTAAGGGCGCTATACCTTTGGGTGGTGCAAGGAATAAGAGTCAGGCGGAGCAAAATGCCAAAGCTGTGACTTTCAAGCTTAccgatgaagaggttgacAGATTATCGAGTTTGGGATTCAGTGGAAAGAA CACTTGGTTCTGGCAACGAGGATAA
- a CDS encoding hypothetical protein (Match to ESTs gb|CF194279.1|CF194279, gb|CF191659.1|CF191659, gb|CF191760.1|CF191760; Similar to gi|20467245|gb|AAM22475.1| alternative oxidase [Cryptococcus neoformans var. grubii], FASTA scores: opt: 2505, E(): 5.9e-166, (95.262% identity (99.002% similar) in 401 aa overlap (1-401:1-401)); HMMPfam hit to AOX, Alternative oxidase, score: 402.3, E(): 5.8e-118), protein MSAILLRSGNVARSTILAGGPSIGGPMTLRSAYSSTRTFSIFTKAKIQSGNMNRASLSLRPSVREAEKSQGPVVGSEGKGVEGPHYQDQASHNVLSDASTTGAWTMFNPIYTEKELNTVQVVGRAPVTFGDKAAHKTVKFLRKCFDLLTGYTPYEVPASVLAQKPIPIAELRSKGKLLSDQKWLFRIILLESIAGVPGMVGGTLRHLRSMRLLKRDGGWIHSLLEEAENERMHLLTFMTIAQPGIFTRALVLAAQGVFYNAFFLTYLISPRIAHRFVGALEEEAVRTYTHCISDMEAGLIPEWKDMPAPAIAIDYWRLPASSSLLDVIRAVRADEATHRFVNHSLANLDQKRDFNPFALSEASPEERGSKWGYTREESARFALEQQQKLMTASEKSKGLVE, encoded by the exons ATGTCTGCTATTCTGCTCCGGTCCGGCAATGTTGCTCGCTCCACCATCCTTGCCGGTGGACCTTCGATCGGCGGTCCAATGACCCTCCGCTCTGCCTATTCGAGTACTCGTACTTTTTCCATTTTTACCAAGGCCAAAATTCAATCCGGCAATATGAACCGTGCTAGTCTATCACTACGGCCCAGTGTAAGGGAGGCGGAGAAATCTCAAGGGCCTGTTGTGGGATCAGAAGGCAAGGGAGTGGAAGGCCCGCACTATCAAG ATCAAGCTTCGCACAATGTATTGTCGGATGCTTCGACCACCGGCGCTTGGACAATGTTCAATCCCATATACACCGAGAAG GAACTCAACACCGTTCAGGTCGTGGGAAGAGCCCCCGTTACATTTGGCGACAAAGCCGCTCACAAGACCGTCAAATTCCTCCGCAAGTGCTTCGATTTGCTAACCGGCTACACCCCCTATGAAGTCCCCGCTTCTGTGCTTGCTCAGAAACCCATACCCATCGCCGAGTTGCGCTCCAAGGGCAAGCTTTTGTCCGACCAGAAGTGGTTATTCCgaatcatccttcttgagtCCATTGCCGGGGTACCTGGTATGGTTGGCGGAACCTTGAGACATTTGAGGAGTATGAgattgttgaagagggATGGTGGATGGATACATTCATTGTTGGAGGAGGCCGAGAACGAAAGGATGCACCTTCT CACATTCATGACCATTGCTCAGCCTGGCATCTTCACTCGGGCACTCGTTCTAGCCGCTCAAGGCGTCTTCTATAATgctttcttcctcacctATCTCATATCCCCCAGGATCGCCCATCGATTCGTTGGTgcgcttgaagaagaagctgttcGTACCTACACGCACTGTATCTCCGATATGGAGGCTGGTCTTATCCCCGAATGGAAAGATATGCCTGCACCTGCCATTGCTATCGATTACTGGAGATTACCAGCAAGCTCGTCCCTTCTCGATGTGATCAGGGCTGTGCGGGCCGATGAAGCTACCCACAGGTTTGTCAACCACTCTTTGGCCAACTTGGATCAAAAGAGGGACTTCAATCCTTTCGCATTGTCAGAGGCTAGTCCTGAGGAACGTGGCAGCAAGTGGGG CTACACACGAGAAGAATCTGCCAGATTTGCTCTGGAACAGCAGCAAAAACTCATGACTGCCTCTGAAAAAAGTAAGGGGCTCGTTGAATGA
- a CDS encoding hypothetical protein (Similar to gi|23029933|ref|ZP_00068226.1| hypothetical protein [Microbulbifer degradans 2-40], FASTA scores: opt: 466, E(): 3.4e-23, (32.738% identity (60.119% similar) in 336 aa overlap (63-389:87-401))) → MVMFSLDAFIFSTICLLSHLPAAFAFGVQSYPNLFFDASTIVNNEWFNGIDSRWARAMSEYWAQTLIQYGPWSVTNKSIAAKSGDKKDYLSWAVYHWPDCSNVQNTTELTTEEVWDECDYVVRDGQVNPDTELVKDKEALQNMSNSIYLSAMAYLHTGDSQYTTHINHALHTFFINNETRMNPNLNYAQVIRGPGDQMGRHTGVLDLACMAKIVSGVQVMRSVKPVEWQQETETGMMQWASEQLDWLYTSELGLAELNATNNHGTFAVNQVCALNVLLNQSDACATALDDFYNGIYLDQIDANGDQPLESARTRPYHYRAYNLMALVTNAQFGDFVGLSPSAWERRSAANATIVDAVHYAMLQNYTTSDELNQEKALNPVVAAISAKYGDPDNKYADFLKSTDPYFPGQPWFALNEGLSDAGIKQGLLETTYGPVPPQPTLGAGSPDDLEYGKKRDWKPRGAGWPTGAPRAP, encoded by the exons atgGTCATGTTCTCGCTCGACGCGTTCATATTTTCTACGATTTGCCTGCTTTCACATCTTCCCGCGGCTTTCGCTTTTGGTGTACAGAGCTACCCCAATCTTTTCTTTGACGCGTCCACAATTGTGAACAACGAATGGTTCAATGGCATTGATTCCCGATGGGCAAGGGCGATGAGTGAATACTGGGCTCAGACATTGATACAATATGGTCCTTGGT CTGTGACGAACAAGTCAATCGCTGCCAAATCCGGAGACAAGAA AGATTACCTTAGTTGGGCTGTCTACCATTGGCCAGATTGCTCAAACGTACAAAATACCACCGAGTTGACtacagaagaag TGTGGGATGAATGTGATTATGTTGTGCGGGACGGTCAGGTGAACCCTGATACAGAGCTAG TCAAAGATAAGGAGGCTTTGCAAAATATGAGCAACAGCATCTACCTCTCTGCCATGGCCTACCTCCACACCGGTGACTCGCAGTACACAACGCACATCAATCACGCGCTTCAcactttcttcatcaacaatgAAACTCGTATGAATCCCAATCTCAATTATGCCCAAGTCATCCGCGGGCCAGGCGATCAAATGGGTCGACACACCGGTGTGCTTGATTTGGCGTGTATGGCGAAGATTGTCAGTGGCGTGCAAGTCATGCGGTCAGTTAAGCCAGTGGAATGGCAGCAAGAGACCGAGACTGGGATGATGCAGTGGGCTTCGGAGCAGTTAGATTGGCTTTACACTAGCGAGCTGGGTCTCGCAGAGTTGAACGCTACAAA TAACCACGGTACTTTTGCCGTGAACCAGGTATGCGCCCTTAACGTTCTTCTGAACCAGAGTGACGCATGTGCCACTGCTCTTGATGATTTCTACAATGGCATCTACTTGGACCAAATTGATGCCAACGGTGATCAACCGCTTGAATCTGCGCGAACCCGTCCATACCATTATCGAGCGTACAATCTTATGGCTCTTGTTACGAACGCGCAGTTTGGTGACTTTGTTGGCTTATCGCCATCTGCATGGGAGCGCCGAAGTGCAGCGAACGCCACCATAGTTGATGCTGTCCACTACGCGATGCTTCAGAATTACACGACCTCGGATGAATTAAATCAAGAAAAAGCCCTTAACCCTGTTGTCGCTGCTATATCTGCCAAATACGGTGATCCGGATAACAAATACGCCGACTTCTTGAAGAGTACCGATCCGTATTTCCCAGGTCAACCTTGGTTTGCATTGAACGAAGGTCTGAGCGATGCGGGCATCAAACAAGGGCTCCTGGAGACCACATATGGGCCAGTGCCTCCTCAGCCAACTTTAGGGGCTGGGTCACCGGACGACCTGGAGtatgggaagaaaagagactGGAAGCCAAGAGGGGCAGGATGGCCAACAGGGGCACCTAGAGCCCCGTAG
- a CDS encoding hypothetical protein (Match to ESTs gb|CF188982.1|CF188982, gb|CF188983.1|CF188983; Similar to gi|46095986|gb|EAK81219.1| hypothetical protein UM00570.1 [Ustilago maydis 521], FASTA scores: opt: 1001, E(): 8.3e-62, (53.156% identity (77.076% similar) in 301 aa overlap (7-302:71-370)); HMMPfam hit to Mtap_PNP, Phosphorylase family 2, score: 285.8, E(): 6.6e-83), translating to MENNEKVLVGCIGGSGLYHLDNLTFVKTVHIETPWGKPSSPINISSLPSGALVAFISRHGSHHSITPSEVPCRANIAALKHIGCEAIIAFSAVGSLREEIAPGHFIIPDQIIDRTKGIREDTFFRGEGLVVHSMFGEPFSQKLNAFVAPRVEKILKETGDVVLHTGKTVVCMEGPAFSTRAESLMYRQWGGDIINMSVIPEAKLAREAELDYTLICTSTDFDAWRTGYDPVTVEEVVKVLHTNAGNSRAVAAGILQDVHDVVVEGKTLTDIKGSMKFACVTRKDIQPEASRKKLSYILPYFSD from the exons ATGGAAAATAACGAGAAAG TCCTTGTCGGATGTATCGGTGGCAGTGGTCTTTACCACCTTGACAACCTCACCTTTGT CAAAACCGTTCATATTGAGACTCCCTGGGGCAagccttcctctcctaTAAAtatctcctctctcccctCCGGCGCCCTCGTTGCTTTCATTTCCCGTCACGGTTCCCATCACAGCATCACCCCCAGCGAGGTTCCTTGCCGAGCAAATATCGCCGCCCTGAAGCACATCGGATGTGAGGCTATCATTGCCTTCTCTGCGGTCGGTTCTCTGCGAGAGGAAATTGCCCCTGGTcatttcatcatccccGATCAGATCATCGACAGAACCAAGGGTATCAGAGAGGACACCTTCTTTAGGGGAGAAGGACTGGTCGTCCACTCCATGTTCGGTGAACCATTCAGTCAGAAACTCAATGCTTTCGTGGCTCCCAGAGTGGAAAAAATCCTGAAGGAGACAGGGGACGTCGTCTTGCACACTGGAAAAACTGTGGTTTGCATGGAGG GTCCTGCCTTCTCTACTCGAGCGGAGTCTCTTATGTATCGACAGTGGGGTGGTGACATTATCAACATGTCCGTCATTCCTGAAGCCAAGCTCGCCCGCGAGGCTGAACTTGA TTACACCCTCATCTGCACTTCCACGGACTTTGACGCTTGGCGAACCGGCTACGATCCCGTGACTGTCGAGGAAGTCGTCAAGGTCCTCCACACCAACGCCGGCAACTCCCGTGCCGTTGCTGCTGGTATCCTGCAAGATGTTCACGATGTTGTTGTCGAAGGCAAGACCTTGACCGACATCAAGGGCTCTATGAAGTTTGCCTGTGTCACCAGGAAGGAT ATCCAACCAGAGGCTTCCAGGAAGAAGCTTTCTTACATTCTGCCTTACTTCTCCGATTAG
- a CDS encoding hypothetical protein (Similar to gi|19113586|ref|NP_596794.1| atp-dependent rna helicase [Schizosaccharomyces pombe], FASTA scores: opt: 804, E(): 7.5e-39, (46.421% identity (72.885% similar) in 461 aa overlap (153-606:8-427)); HMMPfam hit to DEAD, DEAD/DEAH box helicase, score: 241.2, E(): 1.8e-69; HMMPfam hit to Helicase_C, Helicase conserved C-terminal domain, score: 107.6, E(): 3e-29), which yields MAVSKKSRKSEPSAAFTAADGLVLDQSEIMRAMLAAQKGKQKEESEGNDESDEEDDDVSNEGEDEGESSGSEAESSVAAQRNLKRRRSLSFELDAEGEEDKENEESEPRPQPSSGAGMLSRTALATKDMTPKPRSKPQPNGLPSASKPSADVTFESLGLSRPLITALASINIKKPTEIQAACVEPILSGRDCIGGAKTGSGKTMAFALPIVERIARDPFGVWAVVLTPTRELAYQLSEQFLVIGKPLGLTTATIVGGMDMMKQAQELEARPHIIVATPGRLCDLLRSGGVGPGKLSRVRTLVLDEADRMLTPSFAPELAYLFSQIPAKRQTCLFTATVSEAIMELANKEPPAGKQRPFVYRVASDTLTVSNLKQKYLFIPSQIRDPYLLYILQNPLEDIDVALRVDPKKAKAREREAALGKKGKKPKQAKEEEDAPSVPSTVIFTQRCATAHLLHLLLNSLDIPSVPLHSHLTQPQRLLSLARFRAHEVPVLVTTDVGSRGLDIPEVAMVINWDCPRRSDDYVHRVGRTARAGRGGVAVTIITERDTELVKIIEDEVNVRLEELKLDEDKVLEGLNKVSLARRMATMEMHDSGFGERQATNKAKQIKRMKRDAAAAGKA from the exons ATGGCTGTCAGCAAGAAATCCAGAAAAAGTGAACCTTCGGCGGCTTTCACTGCAGCCGATGGTCTCGTTCTCGATCAGAGCGAAATCATGAGGGCCATGTTGGCCGCTCAGAAGGgaaagcaaaaagaagagagcgAGGGGAACGACGAAtcagacgaagaagatgatgatgtctcaaatgaaggggaagacgagggagaAAGTTCAGGCAGCGAGGCCGAATCATCGGTCGCTGCTCAACGGAATCTCAAACGCCGGCGATCTCTTTCATTCGAGCTGGATGCAGAGGGCGAAGAGGacaaagaaaatgaagaatCTGAACCACGGCCACAGCCCAGTTCAGGAGCCGGCATGCTTTCTCGTACGGCTTTAGCTACCAAGGATATGACCCCAAAACCCCGATCTAAACCCCAGCCTAACGGTCTTCCGTCGGCATCCAAACCTTCTGCCGACGTAACATTCGAAAGTCTTGGTCTTTCACGCCCCTTAATCACTGCCTTAGCATCTATCAACATCAAGAAACCTACGGAGATTCAAGCAGCATGCGTTGAACCCATTCTTTCAG GGAGAGACTGCATTGGTGGCGCGAAGACCGGTAGCGGTAAGACGATGGCCTTTGCTCTTCCCATTGTAGAGAGGATTGCAAGGGATCCTTTCGGAGTCTGGGCGGTTGTCCTCACTCCCACTCG AGAGTTGGCATATCAGCTCAGTGAACAGTTCCTCGTTATTGGAAAACCCCTCGGTCTTACTACAGCAACCATCGTGGGTGGTATGGACATGATGAAGCAAGCACAGGAGCTTGAGGCTCGACCGCATATTATAGTTGCGACACCGGGGCGACTCTGTGATCTTCTGAGAAGTGGTGGTGTTGGGCCCGGAAAGCTCAGTAGAGTCCGCACACTAGTGCTGGATGAAGCTGACAGGATGCTCACCCCTTCCTTTGCCCCTGAACTTGCCTACCTTTTCTCTCAAATCCCAGCCAAGAGGCAGACTTGTCTCTTCACTGCCACAGTCAGTGAGGCAATCATGGAGTTGGCCAACAAAGAACCCCCTGCAGGGAAACAACGACCATTCGTTTATCGTGTTGCGTCCGA TACTTTAACCGTCTCCAATTTGAAGCAGAAATACCTTTTCATTCCCAGTCAAATTCGCGATCCTTACCTCCTTTACATCCTTCAAAATCCTCTGGAAGACATAGACGTTGCCCTCCGCGTAGATCcgaaaaaggcaaaagcCAGGGAACGAGAGGCGGCTCttggcaagaagggcaagaagccCAAACAGGctaaagaagaagaagacgctCCGTCTGTTCCATCTACCGTCATCTTCACGCAGCGTTGCGCCACTGCCCATCTCTTACACCTACTACTCAACTCTCTCGATATCCCATCGGTGCCTCTCCATTCTCACCTTACCCAACCTCAacgtcttctttcccttgctCGTTTCAGGGCACACGAAGTTCCTGTTTTGGTGACCACTGATGTCGGATCGCGTGGGCTCGATATCCCCGAAGTAGCTATGGTCATCAACTGGGACTGCCCCCGTCGGTCAGATGATTACGTTCATCGGGTTGGTCGTACAGCCCGTGCTGGTCGAGGGGGTGTTGCTGTGACAATCATCACCGAAAGGGACACGGAGTTGGTCAAGAtcattgaggatgaggtgaaCGTCCGACTGGAAGAATTGAAGTTGGATGAAGACAAGGTGTTGGAAGGGCTGAACAAGGTGTCGTTGGCTAGGAGAATGGCGACTATG GAGATGCATGATTCTGGTTTTGGTGAGCGTCAGGCCACAAACAAGGCGAAGCAGatcaagaggatgaagagggatgCTGCAGCTGCTGGCAAGGCGTAG